The following are encoded in a window of Sinorhizobium sojae CCBAU 05684 genomic DNA:
- the rpsA gene encoding 30S ribosomal protein S1, translated as MSATTPTRDDFAALLEESFAKTDLAEGYVAKGVITAIEKDVAIVDVGLKVEGRVPLKEFGAKAKDGSLKVGDEVEVYVERIENALGEAVLSREKARREESWQRLEVKFEAGERVEGIIFNQVKGGFTVDLDGAVAFLPRSQVDIRPIRDVTPLMHNPQPFEILKMDKRRGNIVVSRRTVLEESRAEQRSEIVQNLEEGQVVEGVVKNITDYGAFVDLGGIDGLLHVTDMAWRRVNHPSEILSIGQQVKVQIIRINQETHRISLGMKQLESDPWDGIGAKYPVGKKITGTVTNITDYGAFVELEPGIEGLIHISEMSWTKKNVHPGKILSTSQEVDVVVLEVDPAKRRISLGLKQTLENPWQAFAHSHPAGTEVEGEVKNKTEFGLFIGLDGDVDGMVHLSDLDWNRPGEQVIEEYNKGDVVRAVVLDVDVDKERISLGIKQLGKDSVGEAAASGELRKNAVVSAEVIGVNDGGIEVKLVNHEDIIAFIRRADLSRDRDEQRPERFSVGQTVDARVTNFSKKDRKIQLSIKALEIAEEKEAVAQFGSSDSGASLGDILGAALKNRQSNE; from the coding sequence ATGTCTGCAACCACCCCCACCCGTGATGATTTCGCAGCGCTTCTGGAAGAGTCCTTCGCCAAGACGGACCTCGCCGAAGGCTATGTCGCCAAGGGCGTCATCACGGCCATCGAAAAGGACGTCGCCATCGTCGACGTCGGCCTTAAGGTCGAAGGCCGCGTGCCGCTGAAGGAATTCGGCGCCAAGGCCAAGGACGGCTCGCTCAAGGTCGGCGACGAGGTCGAAGTTTACGTTGAGCGCATCGAAAACGCGCTCGGCGAAGCCGTGCTCTCGCGCGAGAAGGCTCGCCGCGAGGAAAGCTGGCAGCGCCTGGAAGTGAAGTTCGAAGCCGGCGAGCGCGTCGAAGGCATCATCTTCAACCAGGTCAAGGGCGGCTTCACCGTCGATCTCGACGGCGCCGTCGCCTTCCTGCCGCGTTCGCAGGTCGACATCCGTCCGATCCGCGACGTGACCCCGCTGATGCACAACCCGCAGCCCTTCGAAATCCTGAAGATGGACAAGCGCCGCGGCAACATCGTCGTTTCGCGCCGCACGGTTCTCGAAGAGTCCCGCGCCGAGCAGCGTTCTGAAATCGTTCAGAACCTCGAGGAAGGCCAGGTTGTCGAAGGCGTCGTCAAGAACATCACCGATTACGGTGCATTCGTCGACCTCGGCGGCATCGACGGCCTGCTGCACGTCACCGACATGGCATGGCGCCGCGTCAACCATCCGTCGGAGATCCTGAGCATCGGCCAGCAGGTCAAGGTTCAGATCATCCGCATCAACCAGGAAACCCACCGCATCTCGCTCGGCATGAAGCAGCTCGAGTCCGATCCGTGGGATGGCATCGGTGCGAAGTATCCGGTCGGCAAGAAGATCACCGGTACGGTCACGAACATCACCGACTACGGTGCGTTCGTCGAGTTGGAGCCGGGCATCGAAGGCCTGATCCACATCTCCGAAATGTCCTGGACCAAGAAGAACGTCCATCCCGGCAAGATCCTGTCCACCAGCCAGGAAGTCGACGTGGTCGTTCTCGAAGTCGATCCGGCCAAGCGCCGCATCTCGCTCGGCCTCAAGCAGACGCTCGAGAATCCGTGGCAGGCATTCGCCCATAGCCATCCGGCCGGCACCGAAGTCGAAGGCGAAGTCAAGAACAAGACCGAATTCGGCCTGTTCATCGGCCTTGACGGCGATGTTGACGGCATGGTGCACCTTTCCGACCTCGACTGGAACCGTCCGGGCGAGCAGGTCATCGAGGAATACAACAAGGGCGATGTCGTCCGTGCTGTCGTTCTCGATGTGGACGTCGACAAGGAGCGCATTTCGCTCGGTATCAAGCAGCTCGGCAAGGACTCCGTCGGTGAAGCTGCCGCTTCCGGCGAACTGCGCAAGAATGCCGTCGTTTCGGCCGAGGTCATCGGCGTCAACGATGGCGGCATCGAGGTGAAGCTCGTCAACCACGAGGACATCATCGCCTTCATCCGCCGCGCCGATCTCTCGCGTGACCGCGACGAGCAGCGTCCGGAGCGCTTCTCGGTTGGCCAGACGGTCGACGCCCGCGTCACCAACTTCTCCAAGAAGGACCGCAAGATCCAGCTGTCGATCAAGGCTCTGGAAATCGCGGAGGAGAAGGAAGCCGTCGCTCAGTTCGGTTCGTCCGACTCCGGCGCTTCGCTCGGCGACATCCTGGGCGCAGCGCTCAAGAACCGCCAGAGCAACGAGTAG
- a CDS encoding DUF6665 family protein has translation MTVRPPQSLSRHGTAGSGLNVFEYELMAERADALGRHGLKVEKAIAALNGFDGGTQQPEERQRLLDEAADAVWAFLIQREICGFRDSRDAVCRYGIPKEVMARLGIVRKR, from the coding sequence ATGACAGTCCGCCCGCCGCAATCGCTCAGCCGTCACGGGACCGCCGGCAGCGGCCTCAACGTCTTCGAATACGAGCTGATGGCGGAGCGCGCCGACGCGCTCGGCCGTCACGGACTGAAGGTCGAGAAGGCGATCGCGGCGCTGAACGGCTTCGACGGGGGAACGCAGCAGCCGGAGGAGCGCCAGCGGCTGCTCGACGAAGCCGCCGATGCGGTCTGGGCCTTCCTGATCCAGCGCGAGATCTGCGGCTTCCGCGACAGCCGCGACGCCGTTTGCCGCTATGGTATCCCAAAGGAGGTCATGGCGCGCCTGGGCATCGTCCGAAAACGATAG
- a CDS encoding BA14K family protein — MTGFRNFVLSCALAATSVIPPAAPAKAMPRPALDIAPTAAGDIEPVRHRGSYYGWGPRYHRPWSGHYGGWGRGYYPRRSGISIYFGTGPGYYPGRHYYGNRYYFGPRYYGPGYYSYRYFRPDYGYRHYRPGYVRRGYSAHVNWCLSRYRSYNPATNRYLAYSGLYRVCYSPYR; from the coding sequence ATGACGGGGTTTCGCAATTTCGTTTTGAGCTGCGCATTGGCGGCCACCTCCGTAATCCCTCCTGCAGCGCCTGCCAAGGCCATGCCGCGCCCGGCGCTGGACATAGCGCCCACGGCGGCGGGGGATATTGAGCCCGTGCGCCACCGTGGATCCTATTATGGCTGGGGCCCGCGCTACCATCGCCCGTGGTCGGGCCATTACGGCGGCTGGGGTCGCGGCTATTATCCGAGGCGCTCGGGCATCAGCATCTATTTCGGGACGGGTCCCGGCTACTATCCGGGCCGCCACTATTATGGGAATCGATATTATTTCGGCCCCCGCTACTACGGTCCCGGCTACTATAGCTACCGCTATTTCCGTCCCGATTACGGCTATCGCCATTACCGTCCCGGCTATGTCCGGCGGGGCTATAGCGCGCATGTGAACTGGTGCCTGTCGCGCTATCGCTCCTACAATCCGGCGACCAACCGGTATCTGGCCTATAGCGGTCTCTACAGGGTCTGCTACTCGCCGTATCGTTAG
- a CDS encoding hydroxyacid dehydrogenase produces MTEMHRPLVISAPAPRTLDLIFTPTALALLHRRYRVVEADPEDIAGLGDETLGEARYIIGQPPLDEDTLQRLPRLRAILNVESNLLDNMPYEVLFRRGIHVLTTGQVFAEPVAELGLAMALNLARGIVDADLAFRDGRELWGGESNRSARLLSGSEIGIIGFGDLGRALNRVLSGFHARIRAYDPWLPASLLKDSGVEPAPLETVLTQSDFVFVVAAVTSENEGLLGADAFAKMRRGAAFILLSRAGVVDFDALVAAVERGHILAASDVFPEEPLPLDHEVRLLPGFLRSAHRAGALDVAFRKMGDMVLEDMELMDRDLPPMRCKRAERETVRRMRSRPVTVN; encoded by the coding sequence ATGACGGAGATGCACCGGCCACTCGTCATCAGCGCGCCCGCGCCGCGTACGCTCGATCTGATCTTCACGCCCACGGCCCTTGCCCTGCTCCACCGCCGCTATCGTGTGGTCGAAGCAGATCCTGAGGACATTGCCGGGCTCGGCGACGAGACGCTCGGCGAGGCGCGCTACATCATCGGCCAGCCGCCCTTGGACGAGGACACCCTCCAGCGCCTGCCACGTTTGCGGGCGATCCTCAACGTCGAAAGCAATCTCCTCGACAACATGCCCTATGAGGTGCTTTTCCGCCGCGGCATCCATGTGCTGACGACGGGGCAGGTCTTCGCGGAGCCGGTGGCGGAACTTGGGCTCGCAATGGCGCTCAATCTCGCCCGCGGCATCGTCGATGCCGATCTGGCCTTCCGCGATGGGCGCGAGCTCTGGGGCGGCGAAAGCAACCGCTCGGCGCGGCTCCTTTCCGGTTCGGAGATCGGCATCATCGGCTTCGGTGACCTCGGACGAGCTTTGAACCGTGTGCTCTCCGGATTTCACGCCAGGATCCGCGCTTATGACCCCTGGCTGCCGGCCTCCCTCCTCAAGGACAGCGGCGTCGAGCCGGCTCCGCTGGAAACGGTGCTGACGCAAAGCGATTTCGTCTTCGTGGTCGCCGCCGTGACGAGCGAGAATGAGGGTTTGCTCGGCGCCGATGCCTTCGCGAAGATGCGCCGCGGCGCCGCCTTCATTCTCCTCAGCCGCGCCGGCGTCGTCGACTTCGACGCGCTCGTTGCGGCAGTCGAGCGTGGCCACATCCTGGCGGCGAGCGACGTCTTTCCGGAAGAACCGCTGCCGCTCGACCATGAGGTCCGCCTGCTTCCGGGTTTCCTACGCTCGGCGCATCGCGCGGGCGCGCTCGACGTCGCTTTCAGAAAGATGGGCGACATGGTGCTCGAGGACATGGAGTTGATGGATCGCGACCTGCCGCCGATGCGCTGCAAACGGGCAGAGCGGGAGACGGTCAGGCGGATGCGCTCGCGGCCGGTCACGGTCAACTGA
- a CDS encoding ribonuclease D, translating to MANTIRFHEGDISAADAARYTGAIAIDTETLGLVPRRDRLCVVQLSPGDGSADVIRIAAGQRQAPNLMAMLADPTHQKIFHFGRFDIAVLFHTFGVTAAPVFCTKIASRLTRTYTDRHGLKDNLKELLDVDISKQQQSSDWAAEILSPAQLEYAASDVLYLHALRDKLTERLLRDGRMEHAEACFAFLPTRAKLDLLGWEETDIFAHS from the coding sequence ATGGCAAATACAATAAGGTTCCACGAAGGCGATATTTCCGCGGCGGATGCCGCCCGCTACACGGGTGCGATCGCGATCGACACGGAAACGCTGGGCCTTGTCCCCCGCCGCGACCGCCTTTGCGTCGTGCAACTCTCTCCGGGCGACGGTAGCGCCGACGTGATCCGCATCGCCGCCGGCCAGAGGCAAGCGCCGAACCTCATGGCGATGCTCGCCGATCCCACCCACCAGAAGATCTTTCACTTCGGCCGCTTCGATATCGCAGTGCTGTTCCACACCTTCGGCGTCACGGCGGCGCCGGTCTTCTGCACCAAGATCGCTTCGCGGCTGACCCGCACCTATACGGATCGGCACGGGCTCAAGGACAATCTCAAGGAACTGCTCGACGTCGATATTTCCAAGCAGCAGCAGTCGTCCGATTGGGCCGCCGAAATCCTCTCGCCGGCGCAGCTCGAATATGCGGCTTCCGACGTGCTCTATCTGCATGCGCTGCGTGACAAGCTGACCGAGCGCCTTCTGCGCGACGGCCGCATGGAGCATGCCGAAGCCTGCTTCGCCTTCTTGCCGACACGTGCCAAGCTCGACCTGCTCGGTTGGGAAGAGACCGACATATTTGCCCATAGCTGA
- a CDS encoding YqaA family protein: MLAGVFGAAFLSATLLFGLSEAAVVAAALTAETSRTALFLAATSGNVLGALVNFALGRYFVRFEDRKWFPVSPPARRKAETLFTRYGQPVLLFSWLPIIGDPLTLAAGLLRTPLAVFLAYVTIGKAARYAALLWLTP; the protein is encoded by the coding sequence ATGCTGGCGGGCGTCTTCGGCGCCGCCTTTCTCTCCGCAACCCTGTTGTTCGGCCTGTCGGAAGCGGCGGTCGTCGCCGCGGCGCTTACGGCCGAAACGAGCCGGACAGCACTCTTTCTCGCGGCAACGTCCGGCAATGTGCTCGGCGCGCTCGTCAACTTCGCGCTTGGCCGATACTTCGTGCGTTTCGAGGACCGAAAGTGGTTTCCCGTGTCACCGCCCGCCCGGCGGAAGGCCGAGACGCTGTTTACCCGCTACGGACAGCCGGTGCTGCTTTTCTCCTGGCTTCCGATCATCGGCGATCCGCTGACCTTGGCCGCCGGCTTGCTGCGGACGCCGCTCGCCGTCTTTCTCGCCTATGTGACGATCGGCAAGGCGGCGCGCTATGCCGCGCTTCTGTGGCTGACGCCCTGA
- a CDS encoding SelT/SelW/SelH family protein: protein MREKPRVTILYCTQCNWLLRAGWMAQELLSTFADTLGEVALIPGTGGNFEIRVDGELVWERKRDGGFPGPKELKQRIRDVIEPERDLGHVDRS, encoded by the coding sequence ATGAGGGAAAAGCCGCGCGTCACGATTCTCTATTGCACCCAGTGCAACTGGTTGCTCAGGGCCGGTTGGATGGCGCAGGAGTTGCTCTCGACCTTTGCCGACACGCTCGGTGAGGTGGCGCTGATCCCCGGCACCGGCGGCAATTTCGAGATCCGCGTCGATGGCGAGCTCGTCTGGGAGCGCAAGCGCGACGGCGGCTTTCCCGGCCCGAAGGAACTGAAGCAGCGAATCCGCGACGTGATCGAGCCCGAGCGCGATCTCGGCCACGTCGACAGGAGCTGA
- a CDS encoding DoxX family protein yields the protein MTDTTHTNGRPRAILPALEKIYLPLDSLAETLLRVLAGALLVTHGYGKILDPFGTVGMVEGLGFYPGVFWSPLLAATEFFGGIFIAIGLLTRPAAFAATIVLLVTVYFHGIALGEGLGGAEKSILWAAITFFFAIRGANSHSVDAKLGKQF from the coding sequence ATGACCGACACCACCCATACGAACGGCCGGCCGCGCGCGATACTGCCGGCGCTCGAGAAGATCTACCTGCCACTCGACAGCCTTGCCGAGACGCTGTTGCGCGTGCTCGCGGGTGCGCTGCTCGTCACCCATGGCTACGGCAAGATCCTTGATCCCTTCGGGACGGTCGGAATGGTGGAAGGCCTCGGCTTCTATCCGGGCGTCTTCTGGTCGCCGCTGCTCGCCGCCACCGAATTCTTCGGCGGCATCTTCATCGCCATCGGCTTGCTGACCCGGCCCGCAGCCTTTGCGGCCACCATCGTGCTGCTCGTCACGGTCTATTTCCATGGTATCGCCCTGGGCGAGGGTCTCGGCGGCGCCGAGAAGTCGATCCTCTGGGCGGCGATCACCTTCTTCTTCGCGATCCGCGGTGCCAACAGTCATTCGGTCGACGCCAAGCTCGGCAAGCAATTCTAA
- a CDS encoding GFA family protein, whose protein sequence is MHEAIEGGCFCGRIRYRLKRRPMFVHCCHCTDCRRQLGSAFAINGLVETENVELLQGEPVLVTLSTDSGRPHDVYRCAECQSPLWSDYGRRKWLSFLRLATLDPPAEFTPDVHIYTRSKLDWLPLPPGARAFEAYYDVKAEWPKESLERLETARAKAKARA, encoded by the coding sequence ATGCATGAAGCGATCGAAGGCGGCTGTTTCTGCGGCCGCATCCGCTACCGGCTGAAGCGCCGGCCGATGTTCGTCCATTGTTGCCACTGTACGGATTGCCGGCGCCAGCTCGGCAGCGCCTTCGCCATCAATGGCCTTGTCGAGACGGAGAATGTCGAGCTTCTCCAGGGCGAACCCGTCCTGGTGACGCTCTCGACCGATAGCGGCCGTCCGCATGACGTCTACCGTTGCGCCGAGTGCCAATCGCCGCTTTGGAGCGATTATGGCCGGCGAAAATGGCTCTCCTTCCTGCGGCTGGCTACGCTCGACCCGCCAGCCGAATTTACACCCGATGTGCATATCTACACCCGCTCGAAGCTCGACTGGCTGCCTCTGCCGCCGGGCGCCAGGGCCTTCGAGGCCTATTACGACGTCAAGGCGGAGTGGCCGAAGGAGAGCCTGGAACGGCTCGAAACGGCGCGGGCCAAGGCAAAGGCGCGGGCGTGA